A window from Opitutia bacterium ISCC 52 encodes these proteins:
- a CDS encoding TonB-dependent receptor, protein MNIESYWKKCLAVFLGMIVPLGTIFAQENNDENLDTYDLAELSINEIPIEENIMPTSRPFNSVYGTDRSILDTPRNVTIISREQLDAIAIKDVRDFSKLTSSSYTKSNFGAPTTPNLRGQEADMFVNGMRRGGSVNGNGLPVNFNAVESVNIVKGPAGVVYGTTNYLGGYADLITKKPYFDGAHGEVQFSIGDYNQYTWSVDYGAPFNDGKTAWRMSYEGKDWDGYWQFWKQNTHAIYFALTHRPNDTYRIEANIEFFFADYTENWGINRVSQDLVDNGRYVPNRQTDEEYANYVSLLGNGDNVFGGGLPGIEYASRFGGAGFSTIVPVANNTIPVNRRWKLAAPGDDSRGVSIFGGVDQIWELANDVVVVNKSSFGYKDRDTFSSYHYSEYLKDNTLFENRTEVRFGMDVAEGGRIDFNMGARFRYDDIWSANHYFNEPVNFWDMTRDPNTRRVPDQGFVNDGSAWVPGKEPHGILSRWWIGGNPNSPTGGDSEMFNFGPYVQADIKFDEKFSVLVGYTRDMLDAEVAHPVLGKRGTFDFDGDGTDERGFFLSDNLDLDNYNVSPVYKVNEDTTLYVTYNYSETYPADTGGRPDVGGFGEGQDSKLLEYGAKFSFLDDTFFMGMAYVDREFTERNQDMSTDDVYIKAFEIEFNYQPNRNFFMTFGYSNLDATRTGGFYASPYTIDRAWAETGGLYISPTFQGAPGIVESPGVPEHLVNALVQYKWENGFGIHAGFMGYGEMNSGYAGYPITIPNLYGGDDYELISNTARLPFQHEIDVSLFYERDDWMYKLALFNVTDEDNWDVNNSGYGNGSLVTRMPFRMEATVRKRF, encoded by the coding sequence ATGAATATAGAATCCTACTGGAAAAAATGCCTCGCCGTCTTCCTTGGCATGATCGTGCCCCTGGGGACGATCTTCGCTCAAGAAAACAACGATGAAAACTTAGATACCTACGATCTCGCAGAATTATCAATCAACGAGATTCCTATTGAAGAGAACATCATGCCGACTTCGCGGCCGTTCAATTCAGTATATGGAACCGATCGCAGCATTCTCGATACGCCTCGGAATGTTACGATTATTTCACGCGAGCAACTCGATGCGATCGCCATTAAAGATGTGCGCGACTTCTCAAAGTTGACCTCTAGTTCCTACACAAAGAGTAACTTCGGAGCTCCAACCACACCCAATCTTCGCGGACAAGAAGCAGATATGTTCGTTAACGGCATGCGTCGCGGTGGATCAGTAAATGGTAATGGTCTGCCAGTTAACTTTAATGCGGTTGAGTCGGTTAACATCGTTAAAGGTCCAGCTGGAGTTGTTTATGGAACAACAAACTACCTGGGTGGTTATGCTGACTTAATTACCAAGAAGCCTTATTTCGATGGCGCACACGGAGAGGTGCAATTCAGCATTGGTGACTACAACCAGTATACCTGGAGTGTTGATTACGGAGCACCCTTTAATGACGGCAAGACTGCCTGGCGCATGTCTTATGAAGGTAAAGATTGGGATGGATACTGGCAGTTCTGGAAACAAAATACCCACGCGATCTATTTTGCTCTCACACATAGACCAAACGACACTTACCGAATCGAAGCCAATATTGAATTCTTCTTTGCTGATTACACAGAAAACTGGGGTATCAATCGTGTTTCCCAGGATTTGGTCGATAACGGTCGGTATGTCCCAAATCGTCAAACAGATGAAGAATACGCCAATTACGTTTCCTTACTAGGAAATGGAGATAATGTGTTCGGCGGTGGTCTCCCTGGCATTGAATACGCCAGCCGCTTCGGTGGTGCTGGTTTCTCTACCATCGTCCCAGTAGCAAATAACACCATTCCAGTTAATCGCCGTTGGAAGCTTGCTGCACCAGGAGATGACTCTAGAGGTGTTTCGATCTTCGGTGGAGTCGACCAAATCTGGGAACTCGCCAACGACGTGGTTGTAGTGAACAAAAGCTCGTTCGGTTATAAAGACCGCGATACCTTCAGTTCTTACCACTACTCTGAATATTTGAAGGACAACACCTTGTTTGAAAACCGCACAGAAGTTCGCTTCGGCATGGACGTAGCAGAAGGAGGTCGGATTGACTTCAATATGGGTGCCCGCTTCCGCTATGATGACATTTGGTCAGCGAATCACTACTTCAATGAGCCAGTGAACTTCTGGGACATGACTCGTGATCCTAATACTCGTCGTGTTCCCGACCAGGGATTTGTTAATGACGGAAGCGCCTGGGTTCCAGGCAAAGAACCTCATGGTATTTTGAGCAGATGGTGGATCGGTGGTAACCCAAATTCTCCCACCGGTGGAGACTCGGAAATGTTCAACTTTGGCCCTTACGTTCAAGCGGATATTAAATTTGACGAAAAGTTCAGCGTGCTCGTTGGATACACCCGAGACATGCTTGACGCTGAAGTGGCTCACCCAGTGCTCGGCAAACGCGGCACTTTTGATTTCGATGGTGACGGAACTGATGAGAGAGGATTCTTTCTCTCAGATAATCTAGATCTCGATAACTACAATGTGAGCCCTGTTTATAAAGTGAACGAAGACACCACTCTATACGTCACTTATAACTACAGTGAAACGTACCCAGCTGATACCGGAGGACGCCCCGACGTCGGCGGCTTCGGAGAAGGGCAAGACAGCAAGCTTCTTGAATATGGAGCCAAGTTCTCATTCCTGGATGACACCTTCTTCATGGGGATGGCCTACGTGGATCGCGAATTCACCGAGCGTAATCAGGACATGTCAACCGACGATGTCTACATCAAGGCATTTGAAATCGAGTTCAACTACCAGCCAAACCGAAACTTCTTTATGACCTTCGGTTACAGCAACCTCGACGCGACCAGAACCGGTGGGTTCTATGCGAGCCCCTACACGATTGACCGTGCTTGGGCTGAAACTGGAGGATTATATATATCTCCAACTTTCCAAGGAGCTCCTGGGATCGTAGAATCACCTGGCGTCCCAGAACACTTGGTGAATGCCTTGGTTCAATATAAGTGGGAGAATGGGTTTGGTATTCACGCCGGATTCATGGGATACGGTGAAATGAACTCCGGTTATGCTGGATACCCAATCACCATTCCAAATCTGTATGGTGGAGACGACTATGAGTTGATTTCAAATACAGCTCGCCTGCCTTTCCAACATGAAATAGATGTAAGTCTCTTCTACGAAAGGGACGATTGGATGTATAAGCTCGCTCTCTTTAACGTCACAGACGAAGACAACTGGGACGTAAACAATTCTGGATATGGAAACGGCTCTCTTGTTACAAGAATGCCATTCCGTATGGAAGCCACAGTTCGCAAGCGCTTCTAA
- the cmk gene encoding (d)CMP kinase: MGKSFILVTVDGGAASGKSSTSKILSERLKLLYVNTGSHYRSLTWAVLQAGIQPEDDASVSAYLETIPIGAIIEGREARITLESKVLGDEIRSEAVNNAVSIVAAIPEVRQFLLRHQRGYADLAKESGFDGLIMEGRDIGSIIFPDADFRFFMFADEAERARRRALEGQVDSIQKRDQLDKQRKTAPLTCPEGAIKIDTTHLTLEKVAQKMQDIVQIGNNMTNEPHKS; this comes from the coding sequence ATGGGAAAATCATTTATTCTAGTCACCGTTGACGGAGGTGCAGCCTCCGGGAAGTCGTCCACTTCCAAAATACTGAGCGAGCGATTGAAGCTATTGTATGTAAATACGGGCTCACATTACCGCTCGCTAACGTGGGCCGTCTTGCAAGCTGGAATCCAGCCAGAAGATGACGCTTCGGTAAGTGCCTACCTCGAAACTATACCTATAGGTGCTATAATAGAGGGGAGAGAGGCCCGAATCACCCTAGAATCAAAGGTGCTCGGAGACGAAATTCGTTCAGAAGCAGTCAATAATGCGGTCTCAATTGTTGCGGCAATCCCTGAGGTTCGCCAATTTCTGCTTCGGCACCAACGCGGCTATGCCGACCTCGCGAAGGAAAGTGGCTTCGACGGGCTGATAATGGAGGGCCGCGACATTGGTTCCATCATCTTTCCCGATGCAGATTTTCGCTTTTTCATGTTTGCCGATGAAGCTGAGCGGGCACGTCGAAGGGCATTAGAGGGGCAAGTTGACAGTATTCAAAAGCGCGACCAGCTGGATAAACAGCGTAAAACCGCGCCTCTCACCTGCCCTGAAGGAGCCATTAAAATAGACACAACTCACCTGACTTTGGAGAAAGTAGCCCAAAAAATGCAGGATATAGTTCAAATTGGGAATAACATGACGAACGAGCCGCATAAAAGTTGA
- the aroA gene encoding 3-phosphoshikimate 1-carboxyvinyltransferase, with protein sequence MPEAYSDPLAVKPYTRPVSGAVEVPGSKSITNRMLILACMADHPVTLTGALFSDDSHHMVDCLKKLGFEVQADEDARSIRVEGTTGVIPAEQASLFVGVAGTAARFLTAFCATRKGGEFTLDGTEQMRKRPMKGLLDALEKQGTQIVSNNSFFPATLSPIGLQGGNVQLEALASTQLLSALLMVAPLANEDMSIEVSGGAEKKPFVRLTQELMYRFGQPKQEVEDLGAGRALLKVKAGIPYSIPETVAIEPDASAASYFLSLPLVVGGTVTVKGLHSNSLQGDYTYTEVLKDLGATIEETADGTSSSMSVKNLPGSGIHDNFWPISDTFLTLAAIAPLLKGPTRIDGIGHTRHQESDRIAAMASELIKLGQWVEDGKDHLEIQPSLIVPSEVLTYEDHRVAMSFGILGCFNLYGDGSPWLTIRDPGCCAKTFPDFFHTLEQLRNA encoded by the coding sequence ATGCCAGAAGCGTATTCAGATCCTTTGGCCGTTAAGCCGTACACACGACCTGTGTCGGGCGCGGTCGAAGTGCCTGGTTCAAAAAGTATCACCAATCGTATGCTTATTCTAGCGTGCATGGCTGACCATCCGGTTACTTTGACGGGAGCCTTATTTAGCGATGATTCGCACCATATGGTGGACTGTTTGAAAAAGCTGGGATTCGAGGTGCAAGCAGATGAAGACGCACGGAGTATCCGAGTTGAAGGTACAACGGGAGTCATTCCAGCAGAGCAGGCATCTCTATTTGTAGGAGTTGCAGGAACCGCAGCCAGATTTCTAACCGCATTCTGTGCTACTCGTAAGGGAGGCGAATTTACACTCGATGGCACTGAGCAGATGCGTAAACGGCCTATGAAGGGGTTGCTGGACGCACTCGAGAAACAGGGCACACAGATCGTATCCAATAACAGCTTCTTCCCAGCCACTCTTTCCCCTATCGGCCTGCAAGGTGGCAACGTTCAACTAGAAGCTTTAGCCAGTACCCAGTTATTATCAGCTCTTCTCATGGTGGCACCCCTCGCTAACGAAGACATGTCAATTGAAGTTTCAGGGGGAGCAGAAAAGAAGCCTTTCGTTCGACTGACTCAGGAGCTCATGTATCGATTCGGACAACCGAAACAAGAAGTCGAAGACCTAGGAGCCGGACGTGCATTATTAAAAGTGAAAGCAGGTATCCCCTACTCCATTCCTGAGACGGTCGCTATCGAACCTGATGCATCAGCTGCTTCCTACTTCTTGAGCCTTCCACTCGTCGTGGGAGGCACTGTCACCGTAAAAGGATTACACTCTAACTCTCTGCAAGGTGACTATACTTACACGGAAGTGCTGAAAGATCTCGGTGCAACGATTGAGGAAACGGCAGATGGAACAAGCTCTTCAATGTCTGTCAAAAATTTGCCTGGGAGTGGAATACATGACAATTTTTGGCCCATATCAGACACCTTCCTCACCCTCGCAGCGATAGCGCCTCTCTTAAAAGGACCCACGCGCATAGATGGGATAGGTCACACGCGGCATCAGGAAAGTGACCGGATAGCCGCCATGGCAAGCGAGCTAATCAAACTCGGACAGTGGGTTGAAGACGGAAAGGACCATCTCGAAATCCAGCCTAGCCTGATCGTTCCCTCTGAAGTGCTCACCTATGAGGACCATCGGGTAGCCATGAGCTTTGGCATTCTTGGCTGTTTCAATCTTTATGGTGATGGCTCACCCTGGCTCACGATTCGCGACCCAGGTTGCTGCGCCAAAACATTTCCTGATTTCTTTCATACACTCGAACAATTGAGAAACGCATAA
- a CDS encoding prephenate dehydrogenase/arogenate dehydrogenase family protein, producing MDFESDNEPYQPFEKLCVLAPGLLGASVAMACRQNRTAKHIHIWSRRANSRAKLVGQSWCDQVCETPEAAAAGADMVVICSPVDFIVPLYNDIQGALSEGAIVTDVGSTKSLICRQANALENRTSHFVGSHPMAGSEKSGMDFADADLFVNRPCVVTPTEKVGDPPVHRTIQFWKSLGAVTFVETPEAHDEIVAHISHLPHLIAAALCNFVGDKHKNWEQLAGSGFRDTTRIAAGDPSLWKAIIESNREEINRALSDYQEELHRIQSALTNNNMVQIVSLLEQGKQFRDRLS from the coding sequence ATGGATTTTGAATCGGATAATGAGCCTTACCAGCCTTTCGAAAAGCTGTGCGTTCTTGCGCCCGGGTTGCTTGGAGCATCTGTCGCTATGGCATGCCGTCAAAACCGTACCGCTAAACACATCCATATTTGGTCCCGCCGAGCAAACTCGAGAGCCAAACTAGTTGGGCAATCTTGGTGCGATCAAGTGTGTGAGACTCCGGAAGCAGCAGCAGCAGGAGCCGACATGGTAGTAATATGCTCACCGGTTGATTTTATCGTCCCTCTCTATAATGACATACAGGGTGCGCTTTCTGAAGGTGCGATCGTCACCGATGTCGGGAGCACCAAAAGTCTTATTTGTCGTCAGGCAAATGCTTTAGAAAACAGAACATCCCATTTTGTAGGTTCCCACCCCATGGCAGGTTCCGAGAAATCAGGAATGGACTTCGCTGATGCCGATTTATTCGTCAATCGACCCTGTGTGGTTACTCCAACTGAGAAAGTAGGGGACCCACCTGTCCACAGGACGATCCAGTTCTGGAAATCGTTAGGAGCAGTTACCTTTGTAGAAACACCTGAAGCGCATGACGAGATCGTTGCTCATATAAGCCATCTGCCGCACCTGATCGCAGCAGCTCTGTGCAACTTTGTGGGTGATAAGCATAAGAACTGGGAACAATTGGCAGGTAGCGGCTTTAGAGATACTACTCGGATCGCCGCAGGAGACCCCAGTCTATGGAAAGCGATTATTGAGTCCAACCGAGAAGAGATTAATCGAGCACTTTCCGATTACCAGGAGGAACTCCACCGTATCCAATCAGCTCTGACAAACAACAATATGGTCCAAATTGTATCGCTTCTAGAACAGGGGAAGCAATTCCGCGACCGGCTTAGCTGA
- a CDS encoding UbiA family prenyltransferase, translating to MNPSLPLCVDLDGTLLATDCLWESFVLRLKQNPLILFLVLFWLLKGKAFLKSRLASKVELDVETLPENPRFLNWLASQVNLDRKIYLVSASDQALVSSVADKFGFFNEAIGSSEGVNLRGKNKAKYLVDRFGEKGFDYAGNDFSDLAIWAHSQTAILVHPLPRLTAKVPEQNRVIIEEDRVSVPRAFLKAIRPHQWMKNLLIFIPLVTAHVYYETSAWISALLAFVSFSFCASAVYLINDLTDLVSDRLHSSKRNRPFASGVLPLYYGLIGSPFLLMFSLLIMIFANYTSGLPVLGIYFLATCLYSFWLKQVAGVDIIFLAGLYSLRLIQGGAVIEVEISEWLLAFSLFFFLSLALAKRFSELFNIKEENRDKAMRRGYLASDLNLMAMLGSSSAYLSVLVLALALYVSSERVSGLYRQPEWIWLICPIMLTWVTRLWLVTYRGKMDEDPISFAIKDRFSYGTVLLMGFVAFLASPI from the coding sequence ATGAATCCTTCCCTGCCACTTTGTGTCGACTTGGACGGCACGCTTCTAGCCACCGATTGTTTGTGGGAAAGCTTCGTCCTGAGGCTTAAACAAAATCCGCTTATATTATTTCTTGTACTCTTTTGGTTATTGAAAGGGAAAGCGTTCTTGAAGAGTCGTTTAGCTTCTAAAGTGGAGCTGGATGTAGAGACCTTACCTGAGAATCCTCGTTTTCTTAACTGGTTGGCCTCCCAGGTAAATCTGGATCGAAAGATCTATTTGGTTTCTGCCAGTGATCAGGCTTTGGTCTCCTCCGTTGCAGATAAGTTTGGATTTTTTAATGAAGCCATAGGAAGCAGCGAAGGTGTAAATCTCAGGGGAAAGAACAAAGCCAAGTATTTGGTCGATCGGTTTGGCGAAAAAGGCTTCGATTATGCAGGGAATGACTTTTCCGACCTCGCAATTTGGGCACATAGCCAGACTGCTATTCTTGTGCACCCTTTGCCAAGATTGACGGCGAAGGTGCCAGAGCAGAATCGAGTCATTATCGAAGAAGATCGAGTCTCTGTTCCTAGAGCTTTTCTAAAGGCCATTCGACCTCATCAATGGATGAAGAATCTGTTGATTTTTATCCCCTTGGTGACCGCTCATGTTTATTACGAAACGTCAGCCTGGATCTCTGCGCTTCTAGCTTTTGTCTCTTTTTCTTTCTGTGCCTCTGCCGTATATCTGATCAACGATTTAACCGATTTGGTTTCGGATCGCTTGCACAGCTCAAAGCGAAACCGTCCTTTTGCATCGGGAGTTTTACCACTATACTACGGACTGATTGGGTCGCCATTTTTACTGATGTTCAGCCTGCTGATCATGATATTTGCCAATTATACATCGGGTCTTCCGGTGCTTGGTATCTACTTTTTGGCGACGTGTTTATATTCGTTTTGGCTCAAACAAGTGGCGGGTGTCGACATCATCTTTCTGGCGGGTTTGTATAGCCTGCGGCTGATCCAGGGTGGAGCGGTTATCGAAGTCGAGATTTCGGAATGGCTCCTCGCCTTTTCCCTGTTCTTTTTCCTCAGTCTCGCCCTGGCCAAACGGTTTTCCGAATTATTCAACATCAAAGAAGAAAATCGCGACAAAGCAATGAGGCGTGGATATCTCGCTTCGGATCTCAACCTCATGGCGATGCTAGGATCCAGCAGTGCTTATTTATCTGTACTGGTACTGGCACTGGCACTTTATGTAAGCAGCGAGCGGGTTTCGGGCTTATATCGACAACCGGAGTGGATCTGGTTAATTTGTCCCATCATGTTGACCTGGGTTACGCGGCTTTGGCTGGTTACCTATAGAGGCAAAATGGATGAGGATCCTATCTCATTCGCAATCAAGGATCGATTCAGCTACGGAACGGTGCTCTTGATGGGGTTTGTGGCCTTCCTGGCTTCTCCCATTTAA
- a CDS encoding FAD-binding oxidoreductase, which yields MNRFQSWGRFPKAEQDIYAMRWKDGMLPDTGEKSVLPFGLGRSYGDSCLNNGQSLVETSGLNRFIAFDEKAGTLCCEAGVSLDEILKLIVPKGWFLPTTPGTKFITVGGAIANDIHGKNHHVAGTFGCHVKAFELLRSDGSRTRCTPRTNSELFKATIGGLGLTGLITWAEFRLKKINNAWIEMESIKFEGIGEFMKLSRESDQDWEYTVSWIDCVARGKAFARGIFMRGNHAPAIVMSRKVHAEPKLTTPFNCPNMMLNSLSIKAFNTVYYGKQRAKKVRSRTHYDPFFYPLDAVNDWNRIYGRRGFFQYQFVVPFEGGSETMEKILEKITVSKQGSFLAVIKAFGDKKSPGMLSFPKPGITLALDFPNRGESTTQLFNDLDQIVDSAGGSVYPAKDARMSPDFFQKAYPQWEAFSKFIDPQFSSSFWRRVTVQA from the coding sequence ATGAACCGTTTCCAAAGCTGGGGTCGTTTCCCCAAAGCTGAACAGGATATATATGCCATGCGCTGGAAAGATGGTATGCTTCCTGATACTGGCGAAAAATCCGTACTCCCGTTCGGATTAGGACGGAGTTATGGCGATAGTTGCTTGAATAACGGGCAATCACTTGTCGAAACGTCCGGGTTGAACCGATTTATAGCCTTCGATGAAAAAGCAGGCACCCTTTGTTGTGAAGCCGGCGTATCACTGGATGAGATTCTAAAACTTATTGTTCCTAAAGGCTGGTTTCTTCCAACTACTCCAGGAACCAAATTCATTACCGTCGGCGGAGCCATTGCCAATGACATTCATGGGAAAAACCATCATGTCGCCGGAACCTTCGGATGTCATGTAAAAGCATTTGAGCTATTGCGGTCTGATGGATCGCGAACGCGATGCACTCCAAGAACGAACTCCGAGCTATTTAAAGCAACGATTGGAGGTTTGGGGCTCACCGGTCTAATTACCTGGGCGGAGTTCCGGCTGAAGAAAATCAATAATGCCTGGATCGAAATGGAATCGATCAAGTTTGAAGGCATTGGTGAGTTTATGAAGTTATCCAGGGAGTCAGACCAAGATTGGGAGTATACCGTTTCTTGGATCGACTGCGTTGCTCGCGGGAAAGCATTTGCCCGAGGAATATTTATGCGAGGCAATCATGCCCCAGCGATTGTCATGTCTCGAAAAGTGCATGCTGAACCTAAGCTCACCACTCCTTTCAATTGCCCAAATATGATGCTAAATTCTCTTAGTATCAAAGCTTTCAATACCGTCTATTATGGCAAGCAGCGCGCGAAGAAAGTAAGATCTCGGACTCACTACGATCCCTTCTTCTATCCATTGGATGCCGTAAATGACTGGAATCGCATCTACGGTCGTCGAGGATTCTTTCAATACCAGTTTGTCGTCCCTTTTGAAGGAGGCTCTGAAACCATGGAGAAGATCCTGGAGAAAATTACTGTCTCCAAACAAGGATCATTCCTAGCGGTTATTAAAGCCTTTGGAGATAAAAAATCACCGGGTATGCTCTCTTTCCCGAAACCTGGGATAACACTGGCTCTTGATTTTCCAAATCGCGGGGAGTCGACTACTCAATTATTTAATGATTTAGACCAGATAGTAGATTCGGCGGGAGGCTCGGTGTATCCTGCAAAAGATGCTCGGATGAGTCCTGATTTCTTTCAGAAGGCGTATCCACAGTGGGAAGCATTTTCTAAATTTATTGATCCCCAATTTTCCTCTTCTTTCTGGCGGCGTGTTACCGTTCAGGCCTAA
- a CDS encoding SDR family oxidoreductase, which translates to MKTILIVGAYASIAEETAKVYAAQGNRLILWGRSEDRLKSVQQNLKVLGADDVHWFEIDLNHCADHAPLLEKSIQKAGNIDLALVAHGTLPDQSAIESDFSAIEEVIYTNFLTYASILTVLANCFENQKRGTIAAISSVAADRGRKSNYIYGAAKAGASTFIDGLRGRMAVFGVHVVNIKPGTVDTPMTAHLEKGALFAQPKAIATGIVSAISKKKHTVYLPGYWRLIMFIIRSIPEFIFKKTNF; encoded by the coding sequence ATGAAAACGATCCTAATTGTGGGGGCTTATGCCTCAATCGCCGAAGAAACGGCGAAAGTATATGCCGCTCAAGGAAATCGTCTCATACTTTGGGGGCGTAGCGAAGATCGACTGAAGAGTGTTCAACAAAACTTAAAGGTATTGGGAGCGGACGATGTTCACTGGTTTGAAATCGATTTAAATCATTGTGCCGATCACGCTCCTCTGCTGGAGAAATCTATTCAGAAAGCCGGAAACATCGACCTGGCATTGGTAGCCCATGGGACGTTACCCGATCAAAGCGCGATTGAGTCCGACTTCAGCGCTATTGAAGAAGTTATTTACACCAATTTTCTTACCTATGCATCCATACTGACGGTCTTGGCTAACTGCTTTGAAAATCAGAAGCGCGGAACCATAGCGGCCATTTCTTCCGTTGCAGCGGACAGAGGCCGAAAAAGTAATTACATCTATGGGGCTGCCAAGGCGGGTGCTTCAACTTTCATCGACGGACTTCGCGGCCGCATGGCCGTTTTCGGAGTCCATGTTGTAAACATCAAACCGGGAACGGTGGATACGCCCATGACAGCTCACCTGGAGAAGGGGGCTTTATTTGCTCAACCCAAAGCAATAGCCACCGGTATTGTCTCAGCTATCTCAAAGAAGAAACACACCGTCTACCTCCCAGGATACTGGCGACTCATCATGTTTATCATCCGATCCATCCCTGAATTTATATTTAAGAAAACGAATTTCTAA
- a CDS encoding glycosyltransferase, which produces MSFQEHFDWVAENDAGPRKAQQSYHQQIQGLLRYHIPEASKVLEWGTGPGELLEALNPSRGLGVDLSPKMVERAKSERSGSNLEFRQGDLMKESVDEEFDAVVLDYLPGHLQDIHAAISNVRQSCHARTRLYVLSLNHGWQPLLAIGKLFGKVVKQPESNWLSKTDLCNILELNGFEVLTRTTEQIFPFQIPLVSGFFNRFLVRLPFFRHFGMSNFIVARPIAKPPLDGDISCSVVVPARNESGNVLGALERIPVMGKQTEIIFVEGHSTDDTWEVIQRETEAYEGPHNIQILQQPGKGKWDAVFAGFSVAKGDILVIQDADLTAPPEDLPKFFEAVEEGRAEFANGCRLVYPMESEAMRFLNLLGNKFFATALSFVLGHDIKDSLCGTKMMLRSDYERLLKRIEVLGDFDPFGDFNLLFGSAMLDLKIRDVLVRYKDRAYGDTNISRFRHGWILLKMTFFGLRKIKFFPSFYRKEPRNLK; this is translated from the coding sequence ATGAGCTTCCAAGAACACTTTGACTGGGTGGCTGAAAATGACGCCGGCCCTCGCAAAGCTCAGCAATCCTACCATCAGCAAATCCAAGGCTTACTGCGTTATCATATTCCAGAGGCCTCCAAAGTTCTCGAATGGGGAACAGGTCCCGGAGAACTGCTAGAAGCTTTAAATCCTTCTCGAGGCTTGGGTGTTGATCTAAGTCCTAAAATGGTGGAGCGGGCAAAGTCTGAGCGTTCAGGTTCCAATCTCGAATTCCGACAAGGTGATTTGATGAAAGAAAGCGTAGATGAGGAATTCGATGCCGTGGTGCTCGATTACCTACCTGGCCACCTCCAGGACATACACGCTGCCATATCCAACGTGAGGCAATCCTGCCACGCACGGACGCGCCTCTATGTATTGTCTTTGAATCATGGTTGGCAGCCCCTGCTAGCAATCGGGAAGTTGTTTGGAAAGGTCGTGAAGCAACCAGAGAGCAATTGGCTTAGCAAAACCGACCTTTGCAATATTTTGGAGCTCAATGGATTTGAAGTCCTCACTCGAACCACCGAGCAAATCTTTCCTTTTCAGATCCCTTTGGTGAGTGGTTTCTTCAATCGCTTTCTAGTCAGGCTCCCATTTTTCCGCCACTTTGGGATGTCCAACTTTATCGTGGCGCGGCCAATTGCGAAACCCCCTCTTGATGGAGATATCTCCTGTTCGGTGGTAGTCCCGGCCCGCAATGAATCTGGTAATGTCCTGGGTGCGCTCGAACGGATCCCCGTTATGGGCAAACAGACGGAAATCATATTTGTAGAAGGCCACAGTACCGACGACACTTGGGAAGTCATCCAAAGAGAAACGGAAGCCTATGAAGGGCCCCACAATATACAGATCCTTCAACAACCTGGAAAGGGTAAGTGGGACGCTGTGTTTGCTGGATTTTCCGTGGCTAAGGGTGACATTCTCGTAATTCAGGATGCAGATTTAACCGCTCCCCCGGAAGACCTCCCTAAGTTTTTTGAAGCTGTCGAAGAAGGCCGTGCAGAATTCGCCAATGGCTGTCGACTCGTTTATCCCATGGAGTCAGAAGCAATGCGGTTCTTGAACCTGCTTGGGAACAAGTTCTTTGCTACCGCCTTAAGTTTTGTTTTGGGACATGACATTAAAGACAGCCTCTGTGGCACAAAAATGATGTTGCGAAGCGATTACGAGCGTCTGCTCAAAAGAATCGAGGTATTGGGTGACTTTGACCCCTTTGGGGATTTCAATTTGTTGTTCGGGAGTGCCATGTTAGACCTGAAGATTCGCGATGTGCTCGTACGTTACAAGGATCGTGCATATGGAGATACGAATATTTCTCGTTTCAGACATGGCTGGATTTTGTTGAAAATGACTTTCTTTGGATTAAGAAAAATTAAGTTCTTCCCTTCATTCTATCGAAAAGAGCCGAGAAATCTGAAGTAA